The Bicyclus anynana chromosome Z, ilBicAnyn1.1, whole genome shotgun sequence genome window below encodes:
- the LOC128199725 gene encoding WW domain-containing oxidoreductase-like produces the protein MSYVQQKIQIHLNFTRTNILAYLSGNIDVENDKINQWDQLFRSIVKDINLENKTCLITGANGSVGLELTRCLSLRDCNVLMACRNIYKATRDTKDFCEKSERLSFYDLNLASLLSVKECANRIRRNEKKIDIVILNAATFGIPWSLTEDTLETTFQVNCLSQYYLLLLLSTTLAPDARVVFTSAESHRNIKWPNKDMPIPNVDDLSLPKYEYTSIKSYNISKLCGILLVHYLSDHWSSTERSVFCAHPGSFIRTGLCRNWWFYEMLYFAMLPFTKSIVQGASTIIYCATSPELKGSTAAYFKDCKPCDESDLAKNFCMSYRVHDLIIEILRERVTDFDNILSDFKSTSSKTV, from the exons ATGTCCTAT gttcaacaaaaaatacaaatacatctCAACTTTACTAGAACTAATATACTAGCATATTTATCTGGAAACATTGATGTAGAAAATGATAAAATCAATCAATGGGATCAATTATTCCGTTCG ATAGTCAAGgatattaatttagaaaataagacATGTCTTATCACTGGCGCAAATGGCAGTGTCGGGTTAGAGTTGACGCGTTGTTTGAGTTTACGTGATTGCAACGTCCTCATGGCCTGTCGAAACATTTACAAAGCCACGCGAGATACAAAAGATTTCTGCGAGAAGAGTGAAcgactctctttctacgatttgAATCTAGCTTCCCTGCTCTCTGTAAAAGAATGTGCAAACCGTATACGTCGAAATGAAAA AAAAATTGACATCGTCATTCTAAACGCAGCGACGTTCGGTATACCGTGGTCCTTGACGGAGGATACACTTGAAACCACGTTCCAAGTGAATTGTCTGAGTCAGTATTATTTGTTACTCCTTCTGTCGACGACCCTCGCTCCCGATGCGCGCGTTGTGTTCACGTCGGCCGAGTCTCATAG AAACATAAAATGGCCGAATAAAGATATGCCGATTCCTAATGTCGACGACCTGTCATTACCTAAATATGAGTACACTTCCATAAAATCGTACAATATATCGAAGCTTTGCGGCATACTACTCGTGCACTATTTGAGCGACCATTGGAGTAGTACTGAGAGGTCTGTCTTCTGTGCGCACCCGGGCTCGTTTATCAGAACCGGTCTATGTCGCAACTGGTGGTTCTATGAAATGCTGTACTTTGCTATGCTTCCGTTCACTAAGTCTATT GTACAGGGTGCCAGTACGATTATTTATTGTGCAACCTCTCCAGAACTCAAAGGGTCGACTGCGGCGTATTTTAAGGACTGCAAACCCTGTGACGAGAGTGACCTCGCTAAAAACTTTTGTATGTCGTATAGAGTTCatgatttaattattgaaatattacgTGAACGTGtaactgattttgataatatactGAGTGACTTTAAGTCTACGAGTAGTAAAACTGtgtag